One genomic window of Chlamydiales bacterium STE3 includes the following:
- a CDS encoding Uncharacterized protein (Product derived from UniProtKB/Trembl:F8KY47): MKFLRHLLFGAAALGVNILAAEHSNEHHEHHEIIPTEHHEHHHEHHNRSADNNEDESAIDERDWIALREFLALKREEKQKEQEKDERGGVIVSGDVRANFRTTEINERIAKELKDANGVEIKDPDGKPVLGVFKRHDHRRDANTEFNLRFNYRCNRTWAVSQVQFENDMGIKDFGYKDCDEDDYNTGGFFGGGDCDNICLRQAYIGYNLVSNPCYKVDVEFGRRGNLYHIFDSKVQFVSRLDGIIFKLSSKLDSIDWYLNAAGFAVDIRRNHYAWIAETGLYNIYDTTFDAKYSFIRWKQTGRNRCGIRDPKGFRFAISQFLVIYSIDPALTWNKPTTVYGAFLVNHDTYRSDPTVARRRSGAVKNDPFRVVNRSVAVEGSKYHSANKGWYVGLQFGKVNKQGDWMLDFRYQYVEAKAIPDGDVSGIGRGAKPHFTRNLVGNTNYKGWRIEGLYALTDCIQLDAYAEHSSEISKSFGGPRKYTKMAFDIVYSF, from the coding sequence ATGAAGTTTCTTCGGCATCTTCTGTTTGGAGCAGCCGCTTTGGGAGTAAATATCTTAGCCGCAGAGCATAGCAACGAACATCACGAGCATCATGAAATCATTCCAACCGAGCATCATGAACACCACCATGAGCACCACAATCGCAGCGCTGATAACAACGAAGACGAAAGTGCAATAGATGAGCGTGACTGGATAGCTCTTCGTGAATTTCTCGCTCTCAAAAGAGAAGAAAAACAAAAAGAACAAGAAAAAGATGAGAGAGGGGGCGTTATTGTCTCTGGTGACGTAAGAGCTAACTTTCGTACGACTGAGATCAATGAGCGTATTGCTAAAGAATTAAAAGATGCAAACGGAGTAGAAATTAAAGATCCTGATGGTAAGCCAGTTCTGGGAGTTTTTAAGCGTCATGATCATAGAAGAGATGCCAACACAGAATTCAACTTAAGGTTTAACTACAGGTGCAACAGAACTTGGGCAGTGAGCCAGGTGCAGTTTGAAAATGACATGGGTATCAAAGACTTTGGTTACAAGGATTGTGATGAGGATGATTATAATACAGGTGGTTTTTTTGGCGGCGGTGACTGTGATAATATATGCTTAAGACAAGCTTATATTGGCTATAATCTAGTTTCTAACCCCTGCTATAAAGTTGATGTGGAATTTGGGCGTCGTGGTAACCTCTACCATATTTTTGATTCCAAGGTGCAATTTGTAAGTCGTTTGGATGGTATTATTTTCAAGCTTTCAAGTAAGTTAGATTCAATCGATTGGTACCTTAATGCTGCAGGTTTTGCTGTTGACATTAGAAGAAATCACTATGCTTGGATTGCTGAAACCGGGTTGTACAATATTTACGACACAACTTTTGATGCTAAATATAGCTTTATCAGGTGGAAGCAAACAGGAAGAAACCGTTGTGGAATTAGAGATCCAAAAGGCTTTAGATTCGCTATATCGCAATTTTTAGTGATCTATAGTATTGATCCAGCGTTAACTTGGAACAAACCCACTACTGTTTATGGAGCTTTTCTTGTAAACCATGACACCTACCGTTCTGACCCTACGGTTGCTCGACGAAGATCTGGAGCGGTAAAAAATGATCCCTTTAGAGTGGTGAATCGTTCTGTTGCAGTAGAAGGATCGAAATACCATTCTGCGAATAAAGGTTGGTATGTTGGTTTGCAATTTGGAAAAGTGAATAAACAAGGCGACTGGATGCTTGATTTTCGCTATCAGTATGTTGAAGCAAAAGCCATTCCCGATGGGGATGTTTCTGGTATTGGAAGAGGCGCTAAACCGCACTTTACGCGCAACCTAGTCGGTAATACGAATTACAAAGGGTGGAGAATAGAGGGATTGTATGCTTTAACAGACTGTATCCAGCTAGATGCCTATGCTGAGCATTCTTCAGAGATTTCTAAATCCTTTGGAGGGCCTCGCAAGTACACGAAAATGGCATTCGATATCGTCTATAGTTTCTAA
- a CDS encoding Uncharacterized protein (Product derived from UniProtKB/Trembl:D1R6A5) has protein sequence MKYYKEILEDPQFAADKASFYSRIYTLQAKRQKKLFQKDRGDFKSICMEEYDDLSKRLERSRFQDSSNARNVLNARRLANLLISDEGKVNLSQIPKLIKCLTEHLYFLGPDRQDDAPKQEHILKALRLMAENKQLVSVIQTISRPYSHKIIEQIIRDTLQLPGNFTITDAHARKACLAAWFCYLRQNVGSCFATAPAIVVHDEQPEQFFKDLGELLSSGRLKRTFGGNEYAVPISASWGAGDLRRNVAVFADNEEELASLALSPGLLNALESIKLIPEELSLTQRIQKAQQLVFKVLHAYAQRGYLLYINAEQILREILLGHLGITEMDLENFEKSPRGMMHSSLIMQPHLGATRSKSEACFTFYSQLEIAKSAFKNLTENALLKTWEFTLASFAETKPNFTTWNLYSSLGFKPEEGGGIGNALYEMISHKLEQSNQKVHEYQEEYELLYSQLKYIEARVRNASSEKELNWIKIEYESKRNEFRTFEEMRNREHYKAGRFANLLNDLVDTYLELFPKYFQEVYDADMHEVKTGFYDDSPAGFRLLYKHGRTNTSQWTLIYTPQDYIEALTSFFTATEVEILAMPHFEGLQEDVSEIITRVITQIKTDEFLVSAFQRMGAMHQSALVKNPLENWKQIEKKPWSYTSGGSIDNLLSCYFRLDGKPTQVSRWVENEMELLVFFIDTFKQMPAKVLDDYIAHPSKSLLSHSPTHAYNLKPGFIKEAVASDAFTYTWTRDNMLRPMERFLEYMFLSEQMQEELINKLALLLPHRFRPRFKYIFSILEGKKNPREFCLWIKEKMESDGGLSLGGETVLQSATIASHLFSWLPLFSSYELKNRLEKILHQLTGIVESDFFQLDAIIEEVISTIKGEAILTAQQLQDIAKAVLILFFDSTSFPCDYHLEVAKAAQELGYALVKPVIFADTNWSKELFGFAVSPASGKFELWRVDYTGTRGAPMSSWQDWLDGSRKDRTWGVYNKPSEYVSS, from the coding sequence ATGAAGTATTATAAAGAAATTCTTGAAGATCCTCAATTTGCAGCTGACAAGGCTTCGTTTTATTCGAGAATTTATACGCTTCAGGCTAAAAGGCAGAAAAAACTTTTTCAAAAAGACAGAGGCGATTTTAAAAGCATCTGCATGGAAGAGTACGATGATCTTTCGAAGCGTTTAGAACGATCGCGGTTTCAAGATAGTTCTAATGCAAGAAATGTTCTTAATGCGAGAAGATTAGCTAACCTTTTGATTTCCGATGAAGGCAAAGTTAACTTAAGCCAGATTCCCAAATTGATTAAGTGTTTAACAGAGCACCTTTATTTTTTAGGGCCTGATCGTCAAGACGATGCTCCAAAGCAAGAGCATATTCTCAAAGCTCTTAGGTTAATGGCAGAAAATAAACAGCTGGTCTCTGTTATTCAAACAATTTCCCGGCCTTATTCTCACAAAATCATTGAACAGATCATCAGAGATACGCTACAGCTGCCCGGGAATTTCACCATTACAGATGCGCATGCAAGGAAAGCGTGCCTTGCGGCATGGTTTTGCTATTTAAGGCAAAATGTCGGTTCTTGCTTTGCGACTGCGCCTGCAATTGTTGTTCATGATGAACAGCCGGAGCAATTTTTTAAGGATCTTGGAGAGCTTCTCAGTTCAGGGCGTTTAAAAAGAACATTCGGAGGCAATGAATACGCAGTGCCGATAAGTGCTAGTTGGGGTGCGGGAGACCTGCGCCGCAATGTTGCGGTTTTTGCGGATAATGAAGAAGAATTGGCATCGCTCGCTTTGTCTCCAGGCTTATTGAATGCCTTGGAAAGTATTAAGCTAATTCCCGAAGAGCTTTCGTTAACCCAGCGCATCCAAAAGGCACAACAGCTTGTGTTTAAAGTTCTGCATGCCTACGCTCAAAGAGGTTATCTTCTCTATATCAATGCTGAGCAAATCCTGCGCGAAATTTTACTTGGACATCTTGGAATTACAGAAATGGATTTAGAGAATTTCGAGAAGAGTCCAAGAGGTATGATGCATAGCTCACTTATCATGCAACCGCACTTAGGCGCTACGAGAAGCAAAAGCGAAGCTTGCTTCACCTTTTACTCACAATTGGAAATAGCAAAAAGTGCCTTTAAGAATCTTACAGAAAATGCCCTTCTAAAAACGTGGGAGTTTACCCTCGCCTCTTTTGCTGAGACAAAACCCAATTTCACCACGTGGAACCTCTATTCAAGTCTTGGTTTTAAACCCGAAGAAGGAGGAGGGATTGGCAATGCTCTTTATGAAATGATAAGTCACAAGTTGGAACAGTCCAATCAGAAAGTGCATGAATACCAGGAGGAATATGAACTCCTCTATAGCCAGCTAAAGTACATTGAAGCGCGTGTACGCAACGCCTCCTCCGAGAAGGAACTTAATTGGATTAAAATAGAGTACGAGTCTAAACGCAATGAATTTCGCACTTTTGAAGAAATGAGGAATCGCGAACACTATAAAGCGGGCCGCTTTGCCAATCTTTTAAATGATCTGGTTGATACCTATTTGGAACTTTTTCCTAAGTACTTTCAAGAAGTCTATGATGCGGATATGCATGAAGTAAAAACAGGGTTTTATGATGATAGCCCTGCAGGTTTCCGCCTCCTTTATAAGCATGGGAGGACAAATACTTCGCAATGGACGTTGATCTACACCCCACAAGACTACATTGAAGCTTTAACAAGTTTTTTCACAGCAACAGAGGTTGAAATTCTTGCGATGCCTCATTTTGAGGGCTTGCAAGAGGATGTTTCGGAAATTATCACGCGCGTCATTACGCAGATAAAAACCGATGAGTTTTTGGTGAGTGCTTTCCAGCGTATGGGAGCTATGCACCAATCAGCTCTTGTAAAAAATCCTTTAGAGAACTGGAAGCAAATTGAAAAAAAGCCTTGGTCCTATACTTCTGGAGGATCTATAGATAACTTGCTGAGCTGTTATTTCCGCTTAGATGGCAAGCCGACGCAGGTATCCCGCTGGGTGGAAAATGAGATGGAATTACTGGTTTTTTTCATCGATACTTTCAAACAGATGCCAGCAAAAGTACTAGATGATTACATTGCACATCCTAGCAAATCCCTTTTGAGCCACTCCCCGACGCATGCTTATAACTTGAAACCTGGATTTATTAAAGAAGCGGTTGCTTCCGATGCTTTTACCTATACTTGGACAAGAGACAACATGCTTCGTCCCATGGAGAGATTCCTTGAGTACATGTTTTTAAGCGAGCAAATGCAGGAAGAGCTAATTAATAAGCTAGCACTTCTTTTACCGCACAGATTCCGCCCTCGGTTCAAATATATCTTTTCTATTTTAGAGGGTAAAAAGAATCCACGAGAATTTTGCCTTTGGATAAAAGAAAAAATGGAAAGTGATGGAGGGCTTAGTTTGGGCGGCGAAACGGTCCTACAATCCGCTACAATCGCCAGCCACCTCTTTTCTTGGTTGCCCCTTTTTTCCTCCTATGAGCTAAAGAATCGGCTAGAAAAAATCTTGCATCAATTAACTGGCATTGTAGAGAGCGATTTTTTTCAACTCGATGCTATCATTGAAGAGGTGATTTCTACAATTAAAGGCGAAGCTATTTTAACAGCCCAGCAGTTGCAGGATATTGCAAAAGCTGTGTTGATCCTTTTTTTCGATTCTACATCTTTTCCTTGCGATTACCATTTGGAAGTAGCGAAGGCGGCTCAAGAATTAGGTTATGCCTTGGTAAAGCCCGTCATTTTTGCTGACACAAACTGGTCAAAAGAGCTTTTTGGGTTTGCTGTCAGCCCTGCTAGCGGTAAATTTGAGCTGTGGCGTGTCGATTATACAGGGACTCGGGGAGCTCCCATGTCTTCATGGCAAGATTGGCTAGATGGCAGTCGAAAAGATCGCACTTGGGGTGTCTACAATAAGCCTTCTGAGTATGTATCTAGTTAA
- a CDS encoding Threonine--tRNA ligase (Product derived from UniProtKB/Swiss-Prot:Q6M9L0;Gene name derived from UniProtKB/Swiss-Prot:Q6M9L0;EC number derived from UniProtKB/Swiss-Prot:Q6M9L0), with product MQVKLKDNSSIDLPEGSTAKDLAERLNLKGPHQALAATVNGITKDLSTTLIDGDSVVLLNFDDAEGKSVYWHTSAHVLAQAILRLWPEAKPTIGPPIENGFYYDFANLTISDSDFDKIEKEMQAIVQENYISQREQFSSKAEALEAFKDNKYKCELIEGFDVNEPLTGYRQGEFFDLCRGPHLHNLGKIKALKVLKTSGAYWRGDANNEMLTRVYAVTYPDRKLLKDYLTFLEEAKKRDHKVLGPHLDLFSLKEEAPGMPFIHPKGLLVWNTLLDFLRSALQKDGYIEIKTPTMMSKELWELSGHWKNYRQNMFTSEIENREFAIKPMNCPGCMLFYKSHNHSYRELPLRVAEIGNVHRFEPSGSLSGLFRVRSFHQDDAHIFMKPEDIESEIIKVLQFADKIYSAFGLSYHLELSTKPEANTIGSDEDWRIATAGLKGALDKTGKAYRINEGDGAFYGPKIDFHIKDALNRTWQCGTIQLDMALPEKFELEYTDRDGSRKRPIMIHRAIFGSIERFFGILIEHFAGKFPLWLSPNQVRILTVADRHEEYAYEVAQKIREAGLHVEVDAAQESISKKVRNAQLSQSNYILTVGDQEVANKTVSLRTRDNKVHGEVQVPNFLESLLTEKIGRHLNSSFSDKKD from the coding sequence ATGCAAGTTAAACTTAAAGACAACTCATCGATAGACCTTCCAGAGGGGAGTACAGCTAAAGACCTCGCCGAAAGGCTCAATTTGAAAGGACCACATCAAGCTCTTGCGGCTACAGTTAATGGGATAACGAAAGATTTATCCACAACTTTAATCGATGGTGACTCTGTCGTCTTGTTAAATTTTGATGATGCTGAAGGAAAATCTGTTTATTGGCATACCTCAGCACACGTTCTCGCTCAAGCTATCCTAAGGCTATGGCCTGAAGCTAAACCGACAATCGGGCCACCCATTGAAAATGGATTTTACTATGATTTCGCTAATCTCACTATTTCTGATAGCGATTTCGATAAAATCGAAAAGGAAATGCAAGCTATCGTCCAGGAAAATTACATTTCCCAAAGAGAGCAGTTTAGTTCAAAAGCAGAAGCTTTAGAGGCCTTTAAGGATAATAAGTACAAATGCGAACTGATCGAAGGCTTTGATGTCAATGAACCGTTAACAGGTTATCGACAAGGCGAATTTTTTGATTTGTGCCGAGGCCCCCATTTGCACAACCTGGGTAAAATTAAAGCGCTAAAGGTTCTTAAAACATCGGGAGCTTATTGGCGTGGAGATGCAAATAATGAAATGCTCACACGCGTTTACGCTGTCACCTACCCCGACCGCAAGCTGCTGAAAGATTACCTCACTTTCCTTGAGGAAGCAAAAAAACGCGATCATAAAGTCCTTGGACCTCACCTCGACCTCTTTTCCCTTAAAGAAGAAGCTCCTGGAATGCCCTTCATTCATCCTAAAGGGTTACTCGTCTGGAACACATTACTGGATTTCCTGCGAAGTGCACTTCAAAAGGATGGTTACATTGAGATTAAAACCCCTACTATGATGAGTAAAGAGCTTTGGGAACTTTCGGGCCACTGGAAGAATTACCGCCAAAATATGTTTACTTCTGAGATCGAAAATCGCGAGTTTGCTATTAAGCCAATGAATTGTCCTGGCTGCATGCTTTTTTACAAAAGCCATAACCATAGCTACCGTGAATTGCCTTTAAGGGTTGCCGAAATCGGGAATGTGCACCGGTTTGAACCTTCAGGCTCTCTCTCCGGTTTATTTAGAGTACGCAGCTTCCACCAAGATGATGCGCACATTTTTATGAAACCTGAAGATATCGAAAGTGAAATCATCAAAGTATTGCAGTTTGCGGATAAAATTTATTCAGCCTTTGGTTTGAGTTACCACCTAGAACTTTCCACCAAACCAGAAGCCAACACGATTGGATCGGATGAGGACTGGCGCATTGCTACCGCAGGCTTAAAAGGAGCTTTAGACAAAACGGGGAAGGCTTATCGCATTAATGAGGGCGATGGGGCATTCTATGGCCCAAAGATTGACTTTCATATCAAAGACGCTTTGAACAGAACCTGGCAATGCGGCACGATTCAGCTCGATATGGCCTTACCCGAAAAGTTTGAACTGGAGTACACAGATCGCGATGGCAGCCGGAAAAGACCTATTATGATCCATAGGGCAATCTTTGGCTCCATTGAACGCTTCTTTGGCATTCTTATCGAGCACTTTGCTGGAAAATTCCCTCTTTGGTTGAGCCCTAATCAAGTGCGGATTTTGACAGTAGCCGATCGACATGAAGAGTATGCTTACGAAGTTGCCCAAAAAATTCGAGAAGCAGGACTCCACGTAGAAGTCGATGCGGCCCAAGAATCTATCTCTAAAAAAGTCAGAAATGCTCAGCTTAGCCAATCTAACTACATTCTAACCGTTGGGGACCAAGAAGTGGCCAACAAGACTGTAAGCCTAAGAACAAGAGACAATAAGGTACATGGCGAAGTGCAAGTACCCAATTTTCTTGAATCTCTTCTTACGGAAAAAATAGGGCGTCATTTAAATTCCTCTTTTAGCGACAAAAAGGATTAA
- a CDS encoding hypothetical protein (Product derived from UniProtKB/Swiss-Prot:Q9PJF8;Gene name derived from UniProtKB/Trembl:D6YTE0;ParA family protein TC_0871): MHTIAISSFKGGTAKTSTALHLGAALCKFNKKKVLLVDFDAQANLTTGLGFDPDENDSIAPVLQNTKDIHEVIKKTAIPHLDLIPADTWLERVEVTGALASDRYSHERLSHLLKPLNYDIVIIDTPPSLCWLTESALIASQHTLVCATPEFYSVKGLERLSQFVTSIGQRHSLEVLGVLLSFWNQRGKSNEAFLDVIEKTFPKKLLNVKVRRDIAVSEASIIGKPLFETSPKSRAADDYKLLSKEILKRL; the protein is encoded by the coding sequence ATGCACACCATTGCGATCAGCAGCTTTAAGGGAGGTACAGCAAAGACCTCCACAGCGCTACACTTAGGTGCCGCTTTATGTAAATTCAACAAAAAAAAGGTTTTGCTTGTGGACTTTGATGCCCAAGCTAACCTTACAACGGGATTAGGGTTTGATCCCGACGAAAATGACAGCATTGCACCAGTGTTGCAAAATACAAAGGACATTCACGAGGTAATCAAAAAAACGGCAATTCCTCATCTTGATCTTATTCCCGCTGATACTTGGCTAGAGAGGGTTGAAGTGACTGGAGCTTTAGCCTCAGACCGCTATTCTCACGAAAGATTAAGCCACTTGTTAAAGCCATTAAACTATGACATCGTGATCATCGACACTCCCCCATCCCTCTGCTGGCTAACCGAATCAGCTTTAATCGCATCTCAACACACCCTCGTCTGCGCCACACCTGAATTTTATAGTGTAAAGGGCTTAGAGAGGCTTTCTCAATTTGTCACAAGCATTGGACAGCGTCACTCCCTTGAAGTTCTAGGGGTTTTGCTTTCTTTTTGGAATCAAAGAGGGAAGAGCAACGAGGCTTTCCTTGATGTGATTGAAAAGACATTTCCAAAGAAGCTATTGAACGTTAAGGTGCGTCGAGATATTGCTGTTTCAGAAGCTTCTATCATCGGTAAACCGCTCTTTGAAACGAGCCCAAAAAGCCGAGCGGCCGATGATTACAAATTGCTTTCAAAAGAGATTCTAAAAAGATTGTAA
- a CDS encoding Virulence plasmid protein pGP6-D-related protein (Product derived from UniProtKB/Swiss-Prot:Q9Z7A2) has protein sequence MADVNALLTQRLNKKENSSKMAAMAERSANGNLTSFSGVFNVAELSSLEQENLRQLLSDYSIDKANELDKDLNSLIFITSEVKAINNQAALLHGERIKKAQTLFKKYRDGAFTAWLMTTYGNRQTPYNLLQYYEFYIALPKLLQTKIEEMPRQAIYTLASREGPLEQKIQLIKNSFGQSKTELLQSIRELFPLRAMDKRAANPGDQAINALTKLCAFITKNRKKLTKIQKQTLLNLTEKLQKIL, from the coding sequence ATGGCCGATGTGAATGCACTTCTTACTCAAAGACTGAATAAGAAAGAAAACTCTTCTAAAATGGCCGCTATGGCAGAGAGATCAGCAAATGGAAACCTAACAAGTTTTTCAGGGGTATTTAATGTTGCTGAACTCTCCTCTCTCGAGCAGGAAAACCTTAGACAGCTTCTTAGTGATTACAGCATCGATAAGGCCAATGAATTAGATAAAGACCTAAACTCTCTCATCTTTATCACATCAGAAGTGAAGGCGATCAATAATCAAGCCGCTTTATTACACGGTGAAAGAATAAAGAAAGCTCAAACTCTTTTTAAAAAATACCGTGATGGGGCATTTACAGCATGGCTCATGACCACTTATGGAAATCGGCAAACCCCTTATAACTTGCTACAATATTATGAGTTTTACATAGCTCTTCCTAAGCTTCTGCAAACCAAAATTGAAGAGATGCCAAGGCAAGCGATCTACACCTTAGCCAGCCGCGAAGGGCCGTTGGAGCAAAAAATTCAGCTTATTAAAAATTCTTTTGGCCAATCGAAAACGGAGCTCTTACAGAGCATAAGAGAACTTTTTCCCTTAAGAGCAATGGATAAGCGCGCCGCCAACCCCGGTGATCAGGCTATCAACGCCTTGACCAAACTGTGTGCCTTTATCACTAAAAACAGAAAGAAATTGACAAAAATCCAAAAACAGACTCTTCTTAATCTTACGGAGAAACTCCAAAAAATCCTTTAA
- a CDS encoding Sec-independent protein translocase protein TatC (Product derived from UniProtKB/Trembl:F8LBE7;Gene name derived from UniProtKB/Trembl:F8LBE7) — MSDREGNDTALKPFWSHIEDLRILIIRCFFVILTGAVLSFFFSDHLILLLKQAIPQALNGNVVKQVLEIEKHFNPSNSFVTIDLPFPTEIRFASKGATPLGSNRYTLAPKAYLEVARPKEPATLFLLSPTEGFTTILKLSFWMGALCTVPFWIYLILKFIEPGLIAQEKAQLVPTAFLSLALALLGLAIAYCVTLPLSNHYLFSFNQGIGENHWGLSYYIDYVLTFLFGHGVAFASASLLFLAVYYQWISAARLAAHRRHVIIAILVLSALLTPPDVLSQIMLALPLMLVFEIVLLYAKISERKKASIRP; from the coding sequence TTGTCTGATCGTGAGGGGAATGATACGGCTTTAAAACCTTTTTGGAGCCATATTGAAGACTTAAGAATCCTAATTATACGTTGTTTTTTTGTCATCTTAACCGGCGCAGTACTGAGTTTCTTTTTTTCTGACCACCTTATTCTTCTTCTTAAACAGGCCATCCCTCAGGCTCTAAATGGAAATGTTGTTAAACAAGTACTGGAGATTGAAAAGCATTTTAATCCCTCCAACTCTTTTGTGACGATAGACCTCCCGTTCCCTACTGAAATTCGCTTTGCCTCTAAGGGTGCCACTCCTCTTGGTTCTAATCGCTATACTCTAGCCCCCAAAGCTTACCTAGAGGTAGCTCGCCCAAAAGAACCTGCTACTTTATTTTTGCTAAGTCCAACCGAGGGCTTTACAACGATTCTTAAGCTTTCCTTTTGGATGGGCGCTCTTTGTACAGTTCCTTTCTGGATTTATCTGATTTTAAAATTTATTGAACCCGGGCTCATTGCCCAGGAAAAAGCGCAGCTTGTCCCTACAGCATTCCTCTCCTTGGCATTAGCTTTGCTCGGGTTAGCGATAGCCTATTGCGTGACACTGCCCCTTTCTAACCACTATCTTTTTTCCTTCAACCAAGGGATTGGAGAAAACCATTGGGGTTTATCTTACTATATTGACTACGTGCTCACTTTTCTATTTGGTCATGGTGTAGCCTTTGCTTCTGCTAGCTTGCTTTTCCTAGCCGTTTATTACCAATGGATTTCAGCAGCTCGGCTCGCAGCCCATAGAAGGCATGTTATCATTGCTATTTTAGTACTAAGCGCTTTATTAACGCCTCCGGATGTGCTCAGCCAAATCATGCTAGCCTTGCCATTGATGCTGGTGTTTGAAATAGTTCTACTTTATGCGAAGATATCAGAGAGAAAGAAAGCTAGCATAAGGCCCTAA
- a CDS encoding Protein RecA (Product derived from UniProtKB/Swiss-Prot:Q5L4P3;Gene name derived from UniProtKB/Swiss-Prot:Q5L4P3) → MAQTHDAERKKALDLAVAHIRKQFGEGAIMSFGKHSSEREISTIRTGSLTLDAALGIGGVPRGRVVEIFGPESSGKSTLAIHIVANAQKNGGLAAYIDAEHALDPAYATKIGVKIDDLLISQPDSGEEALNIAETLARSNAVDVIVIDSVAALVPKSELEGDIGDSFVGLQARLMSQALRKLTAALSKSNTCAIFINQIREKIGVMYGNPETTTGGRALKFYSSIRLDIRRTAGIKNNEGTEVGNRVKVKVVKNKMAPPFQIAEFDIMFNEGISRTGTAIDLGTEMNIVDKKGTWFSYKGQRLGQGREAVREELKNNAKLLDEIEAQIIEQIKGKTAAPVKPSKTEEIEDLVEI, encoded by the coding sequence ATGGCTCAAACTCACGATGCAGAGAGAAAAAAAGCTTTAGATCTAGCTGTCGCGCATATTCGCAAACAGTTTGGTGAAGGTGCAATTATGTCTTTCGGAAAGCACTCTTCGGAGCGCGAAATTTCAACAATTCGAACTGGTTCCTTAACATTGGACGCAGCCCTCGGAATTGGTGGTGTCCCAAGAGGTCGAGTCGTGGAAATTTTCGGTCCAGAATCATCCGGAAAATCGACTCTTGCCATCCATATCGTTGCGAATGCCCAAAAAAATGGGGGCCTTGCAGCCTATATTGATGCTGAACATGCTCTAGACCCAGCTTACGCTACAAAAATCGGTGTAAAAATCGATGACTTGCTTATCTCTCAGCCCGATTCTGGAGAAGAAGCACTAAACATTGCAGAGACTTTAGCTCGTTCTAATGCTGTAGATGTTATTGTTATCGACTCTGTGGCCGCCTTGGTGCCAAAATCGGAATTAGAAGGTGACATCGGCGATAGTTTTGTGGGCCTTCAAGCGCGTTTAATGTCACAAGCATTGCGCAAGCTGACTGCGGCGCTTTCTAAGAGCAACACCTGTGCGATTTTTATTAACCAAATTCGTGAAAAAATTGGCGTGATGTACGGAAATCCTGAGACAACAACAGGCGGGCGAGCCCTTAAATTTTACTCCTCAATCCGCCTAGATATCCGCCGCACGGCAGGAATTAAGAATAATGAAGGCACAGAGGTTGGCAATCGTGTGAAAGTCAAGGTGGTAAAGAACAAAATGGCTCCGCCGTTCCAAATTGCCGAGTTCGATATCATGTTTAATGAAGGGATCTCTAGAACAGGAACCGCTATTGATCTCGGAACGGAGATGAATATTGTCGATAAAAAAGGAACCTGGTTTAGCTATAAAGGGCAACGATTGGGACAAGGAAGAGAAGCTGTCCGCGAAGAGCTTAAAAACAATGCTAAGCTTTTGGATGAAATCGAGGCTCAAATTATCGAACAAATCAAGGGGAAAACGGCTGCTCCTGTTAAGCCTTCAAAAACTGAAGAAATTGAAGATCTTGTCGAAATCTAA
- a CDS encoding Glutamate-rich protein grpB (Product derived from UniProtKB/Trembl:K2CGH9), with product MNQKYLFQPYSSTFPDLFQKECQRIERSVNRPLLIEHVGSTAVPLLGGKGIIDIAIAIDQREMKSLIRPLQLLGYTFKPDFSTPDRLYFVTFLPDCEREWRRYHIHLTFPESQDWKGLIGFRDYLRSHPEAILEYEEIKKQAVFLAEENGEKYRAIKEPFIKKIYRNIGLS from the coding sequence ATGAATCAAAAATATCTTTTTCAACCTTACAGCTCAACATTCCCAGATCTTTTTCAAAAAGAGTGCCAACGCATAGAAAGATCTGTTAATCGGCCTCTGCTTATTGAACATGTCGGGAGCACAGCAGTTCCCCTTTTAGGTGGAAAGGGCATTATCGATATCGCTATAGCGATTGATCAACGAGAGATGAAGTCTCTGATAAGGCCTCTTCAACTGCTTGGCTACACTTTTAAACCAGATTTTAGTACCCCTGATCGACTCTATTTTGTTACTTTTCTTCCTGATTGTGAACGCGAATGGCGAAGATACCACATTCATCTAACCTTTCCGGAGAGCCAAGATTGGAAAGGCCTTATAGGCTTTAGGGATTATCTTAGGAGCCATCCAGAAGCTATCCTAGAATACGAGGAAATAAAAAAACAGGCGGTCTTTCTGGCAGAAGAAAATGGTGAAAAATACCGGGCAATAAAAGAGCCTTTTATTAAAAAAATTTACCGGAATATTGGTTTATCATGA